GCAACAGGAAATTAGAGAAAGATTAGCAGCAGAAGCAAAGCTTTTGGAACGTACCCGCCTTGCAGAATTAAATGCAGATATTGGGGCTGCTTTGAGTCGTAATTATAATTTATCAAAAATTCTCCAAGAGTGTGCCGAAGCTGTAGTTATAAATTTGGATGCCGCGTTTGTTGGCATCTGGACGCTGAAAGAAGCGCATAATATGCTGGAGTTACAAGCTTCAGCAGGTATGTGTACTAACCTAAACAATTCTTATAGTCGGATACCTGTAGGCAAATATAAAATTGGTTGGATTGCTGCACACCGTCAACCACACTTGACGAATAGTGTGATTGGCGACCCAATGATTAAAGATCAAGAATGGGCGAAACAGGAAAAAATAGTTGCTTTTGCTGGTTATCCCCTAATTGTTGAGGAACGATTGTTCGGTGTAATAGCAATGTTTGCACGTCAATCTTTACCAGCAATAACTTTAGAAGCAATGGCATCTGTGGCGAATAACATTGCGTTAGGTATTCAGGGTAAACAGACTGAGTTAGCGTTGCAGGAAAGTGAGGAACGGTTTCGCTCCTTTGCAGAAAATGTTCGTCAGGTGTTTTGGATGACTAACAAAGATAGTACTTCAATCATCTACATTAGTCCTGCCTACGAAAAAATATGGGGTCGTAACTGCGAAAGATTGTATGAAAAACCCCTGGCTTTTTTCGAGGCAATTCATCCAGAAGATCAAGAAAAAGTGTTTGCTGCAATTAAAACACAAATTAATGGTGAGTATGATCAGGAATATCGGATTATTCAACCGAAGGGCAATATTAGGTGGATTCGCGATCGCGCTTTTCCGATTCAAAATGAATTAGGGCAAGTTTACCGCATAGTAGGCGTGGCTGAAGATATTACAGATCGTAAACTTGCCGAAGAAGAAATTCATAACGCTCTAACGAAAGAAAAAGAACTTAGCCAACTCAAATCACGCTTTATTACTATCGCCTCCCATGAGTTCCGCACACCTCTAACTACTATCTTGTCTGCGGCTCAAGCCCTCAGAACTTATTTTCATAATTGGACAGAGGAAAAAAAATTCGCTTATTTGCAATATATCGAAGATGCTGTTGAACACATGAGCGGGTTATTAAACGATGTCCTAGTAATTGCGAAAGCCGAAGCGGGCAAACTAGAATTTAGTCCCCTAGAAATGGATTTAGTAGAATTCTGTAGCGAACTAACTGAGGAGATACAACTTAATGATAGCAATCGGCATAAAATCAACTTTATTATTTGCTCTAATTGCTTTGGGGTATCAGCAAGTAGTGTCCTAGCTGATATGGATGAAAATCTACTTCGGCAAATTTTTAGTAATTTACTTGCTAATGCTATCAAATATTCCCCATCTGACAGTGCAGTGCAATTTAAACTGACTTGTGAAAATGATTATGCCATTTTTCAGATTCAAGACTCAGGTATTGGCATTCCACTTAAAGACCAAAAACTGCTATTTGACCCATTTCATCGAGCGGAAAATGTTGGCAATATTCCTGGTACAGGGTTAGGGTTAACAATTGT
This genomic window from Oculatellaceae cyanobacterium contains:
- a CDS encoding ATP-binding protein, which codes for MNGDQTYQSVIFLVDDTPTNLEVLINVLDNSGFQVLVAEDGESAIEKIDYAQPDLILLDVLMPGIDGFETCRRLKANESTQNIPIIFMTALSETLDKVTGLNLGAVDYITKPLQHEEVLARIKIHLCIQQLTNQLKQKNIFLEQLTSELEQRVEARTKELSQSNQLLQQEIRERLAAEAKLLERTRLAELNADIGAALSRNYNLSKILQECAEAVVINLDAAFVGIWTLKEAHNMLELQASAGMCTNLNNSYSRIPVGKYKIGWIAAHRQPHLTNSVIGDPMIKDQEWAKQEKIVAFAGYPLIVEERLFGVIAMFARQSLPAITLEAMASVANNIALGIQGKQTELALQESEERFRSFAENVRQVFWMTNKDSTSIIYISPAYEKIWGRNCERLYEKPLAFFEAIHPEDQEKVFAAIKTQINGEYDQEYRIIQPKGNIRWIRDRAFPIQNELGQVYRIVGVAEDITDRKLAEEEIHNALTKEKELSQLKSRFITIASHEFRTPLTTILSAAQALRTYFHNWTEEKKFAYLQYIEDAVEHMSGLLNDVLVIAKAEAGKLEFSPLEMDLVEFCSELTEEIQLNDSNRHKINFIICSNCFGVSASSVLADMDENLLRQIFSNLLANAIKYSPSDSAVQFKLTCENDYAIFQIQDSGIGIPLKDQKLLFDPFHRAENVGNIPGTGLGLTIVKNSCSLHGGSISVDSEVGKGTTFTVILPLRTQTKINE